Proteins encoded within one genomic window of Rossellomorea vietnamensis:
- a CDS encoding aspartate aminotransferase family protein, with amino-acid sequence MPHSHLIKPLIGEQYPTIDYGKGVFLYDTDGHEYVDACSGAVTANLGHGMEEILQSIVNQGNKVAFVYRSQFSNQPAEELASFLNDKTGYPWTFFVNSGSEAVETAIKIAIQHWQEKGKPLKRKILSRWLSYHGITFGALSASGHPSRRERFDSFLGDWPTIEPPYCAHCPFGKTYPSCGLACASQLDTMITRIGAENIAAFMAEPIIGAAGGAITPPKGYYERIKEICEAHDILFISDEVMTGCGRTGTFLALEQWGVKADIVAVGKGLSAGYAPIAATLISEKVMEPIVQGSKVIMSGHTFSGNPMSATAALAVLKLIESEKIIEGVDQKGTYLKNLLEKCRTEFPFIQDIRGRGLMWGIEFDERGAGFTSFIVQNGVDNGILLYPASAGIDGRKGSAIMVAPPLNSTKRELEEMVKRLRRTFQMAADNWKVT; translated from the coding sequence ATGCCTCATTCGCATTTAATAAAACCGTTGATTGGGGAGCAATATCCAACGATCGATTATGGGAAGGGTGTTTTCTTGTATGACACCGATGGACATGAATACGTAGATGCCTGTTCTGGAGCGGTGACGGCAAATTTGGGACATGGTATGGAAGAAATCCTTCAATCAATCGTGAATCAAGGAAACAAAGTGGCTTTTGTGTACAGGTCTCAGTTCAGCAATCAGCCGGCAGAGGAGTTAGCCTCCTTTTTGAATGATAAAACTGGTTATCCCTGGACCTTCTTTGTCAATAGTGGATCAGAGGCAGTGGAAACAGCCATCAAGATCGCCATTCAACATTGGCAGGAGAAAGGGAAGCCCCTGAAGAGAAAGATATTATCACGGTGGCTCAGTTATCACGGCATCACCTTTGGGGCCTTATCTGCTTCAGGCCATCCATCAAGAAGGGAACGGTTTGATTCGTTTTTAGGGGACTGGCCAACCATCGAACCCCCTTATTGTGCACACTGTCCATTTGGGAAGACTTACCCTTCTTGCGGTTTGGCATGTGCGTCCCAACTGGATACCATGATTACGAGGATAGGGGCTGAGAACATAGCTGCTTTTATGGCAGAACCGATCATCGGAGCGGCTGGGGGGGCCATCACTCCTCCAAAGGGATATTATGAGCGGATTAAAGAAATCTGTGAAGCCCATGACATATTATTCATTTCCGACGAAGTCATGACCGGATGCGGGAGGACGGGAACCTTTTTAGCTCTGGAACAATGGGGGGTCAAAGCAGATATCGTCGCTGTAGGTAAAGGCCTCAGTGCCGGATATGCTCCTATTGCTGCCACCCTCATTTCAGAAAAGGTCATGGAACCGATCGTACAGGGAAGTAAAGTGATCATGAGCGGCCATACCTTTAGTGGGAACCCCATGTCTGCCACTGCGGCATTGGCTGTACTTAAGCTGATCGAATCAGAAAAGATCATTGAAGGTGTCGATCAGAAAGGGACCTATTTAAAGAATCTCCTGGAAAAATGCAGGACTGAATTTCCTTTTATTCAGGACATCAGGGGACGGGGCCTTATGTGGGGAATTGAATTTGATGAGCGGGGTGCGGGGTTTACGTCTTTCATCGTGCAGAATGGAGTAGATAACGGGATACTGTTATACCCTGCTTCAGCCGGAATTGATGGCAGGAAGGGCTCTGCCATCATGGTGGCACCGCCATTGAACAGTACGAAAAGAGAGCTTGAGGAGATGGTTAAAAGGTTGAGAAGGACTTTTCAAATGGCAGCAGATAATTGGAAGGTGACGTAG
- a CDS encoding methyl-accepting chemotaxis protein, with translation MKKTREKWLKSPKRKKMKKERPKRSFGIFSYFRTIRGKVVLSFGLLTIVLLVLASTSYINMMKLQKEIDTLITYDMKVDTKLKDLSKVLNDIEIGEQGFVITGATGFLAPYQNGKRDVEGQIKDLNSLLKDDPEQLEKMGKIEAQYGFWMQFVDRVIETRKDKGLEKAANLVETGVGKKYLDGIRSYVDMIVVDQQKDLDARIDSLTRQVQLSQIVTIGLSAFAVLLAVFFGIILSHTIKTNTKKISTSILEIANAGGDLTKRIHVKSKDELADLASDTNQLIAGIAMLVKQVSEMAENVSASSQELLASAEETSRTITSIAETSSEIAAGSDQTTHRMSSSLEKMNSLEEAARFLFNQAELVRQTARDMRVVAEKGGKTVHASSTKMMSIEETMSNTSETVEALGQRSTQITTIIGTITDIAEQTNLLALNAAIEAARAGEHGRGFAVVADEVRKLAEQSRQAAKGVTEIVHSIQEEVNIIIKQNSDGVKEVIAGVEITNETNASLEDILSQTTKTTVVVDEMVDHIQETLNLSQEVATSFAHVNEIAESTASNTETTAAASEEGSAAMEQVTASASELSQQAEKLKELISSFKI, from the coding sequence GTGAAAAAAACAAGAGAAAAATGGCTGAAATCGCCAAAAAGAAAGAAAATGAAAAAAGAAAGACCAAAAAGAAGCTTTGGTATATTCTCATACTTTCGTACTATAAGAGGAAAAGTCGTCCTGTCATTCGGCCTTTTGACCATTGTCCTGTTGGTCCTCGCGTCTACTTCTTATATCAATATGATGAAGCTCCAGAAAGAAATCGACACGTTGATCACATATGATATGAAAGTCGATACCAAATTAAAGGATCTTTCAAAAGTATTAAACGATATCGAAATCGGGGAGCAAGGCTTCGTGATTACGGGAGCAACAGGTTTTCTTGCACCCTATCAAAATGGAAAAAGAGATGTCGAAGGCCAAATCAAAGATTTAAATTCACTTTTGAAAGATGACCCGGAACAGCTTGAGAAGATGGGGAAAATCGAAGCACAGTACGGTTTCTGGATGCAATTTGTCGATCGGGTGATCGAGACCAGAAAAGATAAGGGACTCGAAAAGGCTGCGAACCTTGTCGAAACCGGAGTTGGTAAAAAATATCTGGACGGGATCCGCTCATATGTAGATATGATCGTCGTCGACCAGCAAAAAGATCTGGATGCACGGATCGACTCTCTGACCCGTCAAGTCCAACTGTCTCAAATCGTCACCATCGGCTTATCGGCATTCGCCGTTCTATTGGCGGTATTCTTTGGAATCATTTTATCTCATACAATTAAAACCAATACAAAGAAAATCAGTACATCCATTTTGGAGATTGCCAATGCAGGTGGAGACTTAACGAAACGGATCCATGTGAAATCTAAAGATGAGCTGGCTGATCTGGCGTCGGATACGAATCAACTTATCGCCGGCATCGCCATGCTTGTAAAACAGGTTTCAGAGATGGCAGAAAATGTATCTGCCAGCAGCCAGGAGCTTCTCGCATCTGCAGAGGAAACATCGCGCACAATCACGTCCATTGCGGAAACATCGAGTGAAATTGCCGCAGGAAGCGACCAGACGACCCATCGCATGTCCTCTTCTTTAGAGAAAATGAACAGCCTGGAGGAAGCCGCCAGATTCTTATTCAACCAGGCAGAGCTTGTCAGACAAACCGCTCGTGATATGAGAGTCGTTGCTGAAAAAGGCGGAAAGACCGTCCATGCCTCTTCAACTAAAATGATGAGCATTGAAGAAACCATGTCCAATACGAGTGAAACCGTTGAAGCTCTGGGACAACGTTCAACACAGATCACCACCATTATTGGAACCATCACTGACATTGCCGAACAAACCAACCTTCTCGCTCTGAATGCTGCCATCGAAGCAGCAAGGGCAGGGGAACACGGCAGGGGATTTGCAGTTGTAGCAGATGAAGTCAGAAAGCTTGCTGAACAATCCCGCCAGGCTGCCAAGGGTGTAACGGAGATCGTCCACAGCATTCAGGAAGAAGTCAATATCATCATCAAGCAAAACTCCGACGGGGTGAAGGAAGTCATTGCAGGTGTTGAAATCACCAATGAGACCAATGCATCCCTTGAAGATATCCTGAGTCAAACGACGAAAACAACGGTGGTCGTGGATGAGATGGTCGACCATATTCAGGAAACACTGAATCTTAGTCAAGAAGTGGCCACTTCATTTGCCCATGTTAATGAAATTGCAGAGTCGACCGCATCTAACACCGAAACCACTGCAGCTGCATCAGAGGAAGGATCCGCTGCCATGGAACAAGTCACGGCAAGTGCATCTGAACTTTCCCAGCAAGCTGAAAAACTGAAAGAGTTAATTTCCAGCTTCAAAATATAA
- the msrB gene encoding peptide-methionine (R)-S-oxide reductase MsrB, translating to MSKDDLKKKLTPEQYDVTQNNGTEPPFRNEYWNTFEEGIYVDVVSGKPLFSSKDKYDAGCGWPSFTKPIDEEEVSEKEDRSHFMVRTEVRSKEADSHLGHVFNDGPGPTKLRYCINSAALRFVPVEKLEEEGYGAYKKLF from the coding sequence ATGAGTAAAGATGATCTAAAGAAAAAGCTGACACCCGAGCAATATGATGTCACCCAGAACAATGGGACGGAGCCGCCGTTTAGAAATGAGTATTGGAATACGTTCGAAGAGGGCATCTATGTGGATGTCGTCTCGGGTAAACCTCTTTTCAGCTCGAAGGACAAATATGATGCCGGCTGCGGTTGGCCAAGTTTCACCAAACCGATCGATGAAGAAGAGGTTTCAGAAAAAGAAGATAGAAGTCACTTTATGGTCCGGACGGAAGTCAGAAGCAAAGAGGCCGATTCTCATCTGGGACATGTGTTCAATGATGGACCGGGTCCGACAAAACTCCGGTATTGTATCAATTCGGCAGCACTCAGGTTTGTCCCAGTCGAGAAGTTGGAAGAGGAAGGCTACGGGGCATACAAGAAGTTATTCTAA
- a CDS encoding PCYCGC domain-containing protein produces the protein MKKNLFLYFTCLIGLLGLLAGCSSDQNEDPHKDHTAANGDIREETASVDTLPSFLDDKDDNMKLIYSSAAKNPDLLKYIPCYCGCGDSAGHESNLNCFVYKMEGDKVVWDDHGTRCELCLKIAAESIVKYKNGESIKQIRTFIDEQYKEGYAKPTPTPMPS, from the coding sequence ATGAAGAAAAATCTCTTTTTGTATTTCACATGTTTGATTGGTTTATTAGGATTACTTGCCGGTTGTTCAAGTGATCAGAATGAAGATCCTCATAAAGACCATACTGCGGCAAACGGGGACATCAGGGAAGAAACTGCTTCTGTCGACACCCTTCCCTCATTTCTTGACGATAAGGATGATAATATGAAACTCATCTATTCCTCGGCAGCTAAAAACCCTGATCTCCTAAAATATATTCCTTGTTATTGCGGATGCGGGGATTCAGCCGGACACGAAAGCAACCTGAATTGCTTTGTTTATAAAATGGAGGGGGACAAAGTGGTGTGGGACGACCATGGTACCAGATGTGAGCTTTGCTTGAAAATTGCAGCTGAATCCATCGTAAAATATAAAAATGGCGAATCCATCAAGCAAATCAGAACATTCATAGATGAACAATATAAAGAAGGCTACGCAAAGCCCACCCCGACTCCGATGCCATCATGA
- a CDS encoding PTS sugar transporter subunit IIA translates to MLKKLFGKKEEAPKTVNAVAPLTGNVKSLEEVPDPVFSQKMMGDGIAIDPTIGKVVSPVDGEIMQLFPTKHAVGIKAKNGAEILIHIGLETVSMNGEGFEAHISEGSKVSIGDPLITYDLELVKEKAKSTITPIIITNGDDMGDLVKKDVTSVTAGQEEVLEISSK, encoded by the coding sequence ATGCTTAAAAAGCTTTTTGGCAAAAAAGAAGAAGCACCTAAAACGGTTAATGCTGTAGCACCTTTAACAGGTAACGTGAAGTCACTCGAAGAAGTGCCGGACCCTGTATTTTCACAAAAAATGATGGGGGACGGAATCGCCATCGATCCGACGATAGGAAAAGTCGTTTCACCTGTAGACGGTGAAATCATGCAGCTTTTTCCTACAAAACACGCAGTTGGGATCAAGGCGAAAAACGGCGCTGAAATCCTGATCCATATCGGACTTGAAACGGTCTCGATGAATGGTGAAGGGTTTGAAGCCCATATCTCAGAAGGTTCAAAAGTGAGTATCGGAGATCCATTGATCACGTATGACCTGGAACTAGTAAAAGAAAAAGCGAAAAGCACCATCACACCCATCATCATTACAAACGGTGATGACATGGGAGACCTTGTGAAAAAAGACGTGACAAGTGTGACGGCAGGACAGGAAGAAGTATTGGAAATCTCTTCGAAATAA
- a CDS encoding nucleoside hydrolase, translating to MISDFGIDDIVAVLYAYYSDTIEVVGIVSDYGNVSRESALKNVKYLQSITGITDIPVIGGAVSALTGTRPNFYPEVHGVAGLGPIVPDEMAFDASDISENFYEIKELINQYAGELYIYSAGRLTSLATAFILYPETMKKVKEFYVMGGAFNVPGNVTPTAEANFYGDPYAANILIQLAPKKIHLIPLDVTMYALITPLMIDQLHEFYLKSNDKVGQIIKPMVDYYYGFYKKTYPDITGSPLHDLVAMWALADGGKMIFEEVPIRVAVNTGCTFGQSVGDFRKSTDKEPWRVHKIAKQFHYGQFIKEVFSTLQSGPSR from the coding sequence GTGATTTCAGATTTTGGAATCGATGATATCGTCGCAGTCCTGTATGCTTACTATAGCGATACGATTGAAGTCGTTGGGATTGTTTCGGACTATGGGAATGTTTCCAGAGAATCCGCATTGAAAAATGTAAAATACCTGCAAAGCATTACGGGGATAACCGATATCCCGGTTATCGGCGGTGCAGTCTCTGCCTTGACGGGTACCCGGCCGAATTTCTATCCGGAAGTTCATGGGGTGGCTGGACTTGGGCCGATCGTTCCGGATGAAATGGCATTCGACGCTTCTGACATAAGTGAAAATTTCTATGAAATCAAGGAACTCATCAATCAATACGCAGGAGAACTTTATATTTACTCTGCCGGCCGATTGACCTCATTGGCCACTGCTTTCATTTTGTACCCGGAAACGATGAAGAAAGTGAAAGAATTTTATGTGATGGGTGGGGCTTTCAATGTACCTGGAAATGTCACCCCGACAGCAGAAGCCAATTTCTATGGAGATCCTTATGCGGCGAATATCCTGATTCAGCTTGCCCCTAAGAAGATTCACCTCATTCCATTGGATGTTACAATGTATGCACTCATAACTCCCCTCATGATCGATCAACTTCATGAATTTTATCTGAAATCAAATGATAAGGTTGGCCAGATCATAAAACCAATGGTTGATTATTATTACGGGTTTTACAAGAAGACGTATCCGGATATTACTGGAAGTCCCCTTCATGACCTAGTGGCCATGTGGGCCCTTGCCGATGGAGGGAAGATGATATTTGAGGAAGTCCCGATACGGGTTGCCGTCAATACGGGTTGTACATTTGGTCAGAGCGTCGGGGATTTCAGGAAGTCAACGGATAAAGAACCATGGCGGGTCCATAAAATTGCAAAACAGTTCCATTACGGTCAATTTATAAAGGAAGTTTTTTCTACTTTGCAATCAGGACCGAGCCGTTAG
- a CDS encoding SGNH/GDSL hydrolase family protein: protein MKKMSILMLAFVFFLAGCSLEDAADHITREVSKWDKESPNETFIPKNLKVVSIGDSLTQGVGDSTKKGGYVPYLEKSLETLDGVKDAQFHNYGVRGNRTDQLLKRLKKEDVKSSIKESDLVMITIGGNDVMKIFRENLSHLKLEVFQEEKRQYQLRLQEIIETIRTYNPDAGIVLVGLYNPFNTWFSDIDEVNQVIHNWNEASIQVLTGYDKTLFVKIEDLFIDAGDTLLYEDYFHPNDEGYKLIADRMFTDLAKGETLATLTDRKDSVEEEEQPS, encoded by the coding sequence ATGAAGAAAATGTCCATTCTCATGCTCGCTTTTGTTTTTTTCCTGGCAGGGTGTTCGTTGGAAGATGCTGCTGATCATATTACAAGGGAAGTATCGAAGTGGGATAAAGAAAGTCCCAATGAAACATTTATACCGAAAAACCTGAAGGTGGTTTCAATAGGAGATTCATTGACTCAAGGTGTCGGTGACAGTACGAAAAAGGGTGGGTATGTTCCTTATTTGGAAAAAAGTCTTGAAACATTGGATGGTGTTAAGGATGCCCAGTTTCATAACTACGGAGTAAGGGGAAACCGTACCGATCAATTACTGAAAAGGCTGAAGAAGGAAGATGTGAAATCTTCCATTAAAGAATCTGATTTAGTAATGATCACCATCGGTGGAAACGATGTTATGAAAATTTTTCGTGAAAATTTATCACACTTGAAGTTAGAGGTATTCCAGGAGGAGAAACGACAATATCAACTCCGGTTACAAGAGATCATTGAAACGATCAGAACTTATAACCCCGATGCAGGCATTGTCCTGGTCGGTCTGTATAATCCTTTTAATACTTGGTTTTCGGATATTGATGAAGTCAATCAGGTGATTCATAATTGGAATGAAGCGAGCATACAGGTACTGACGGGTTATGATAAGACGTTATTCGTGAAAATCGAGGACTTATTTATTGATGCAGGGGATACTTTGTTGTATGAAGACTACTTTCATCCGAATGATGAAGGGTATAAACTGATCGCAGACCGAATGTTTACGGATCTTGCAAAAGGGGAAACATTAGCTACATTGACAGATAGAAAAGATTCTGTTGAGGAAGAGGAGCAGCCGTCATGA
- a CDS encoding YpmS family protein → MKNKWKVGFFVLLGMIILGFVIIVSMIFMPVKDDALPDNNKNTNQQVGFNVETNKKDLNLIIEHYIEEEGMKGPVDYDVQLKDDVELLGSVPVFTSDLDFKLSFEPKALDNGDILLKQKSISVGSLNLPVNYVLKVIRDSYNFPDWVKIQPNDELIYVSLQDMKLKSDVKVRANEFDLKEDNISFRLLVPVDRAQ, encoded by the coding sequence ATGAAGAACAAATGGAAGGTGGGGTTCTTTGTCCTTTTAGGTATGATCATACTGGGATTCGTCATCATCGTGTCCATGATCTTTATGCCTGTAAAGGATGATGCACTGCCTGACAACAACAAAAATACAAATCAACAAGTTGGATTTAATGTAGAGACCAACAAGAAAGATTTAAATCTTATCATTGAACATTATATTGAAGAAGAAGGTATGAAAGGGCCGGTGGATTACGACGTTCAGCTCAAGGATGACGTTGAGCTACTCGGATCCGTCCCTGTCTTTACTTCAGATCTGGACTTTAAATTGAGCTTTGAACCGAAGGCGTTGGATAATGGGGATATTCTGTTAAAACAAAAATCCATTTCAGTAGGTTCACTGAATCTTCCGGTCAACTATGTATTGAAAGTGATCAGAGATTCTTATAATTTTCCGGACTGGGTAAAGATTCAACCCAATGATGAATTGATTTACGTTTCACTGCAAGACATGAAACTGAAGAGTGATGTGAAAGTACGGGCAAACGAATTTGATTTGAAAGAAGATAATATTTCATTCAGACTGCTTGTCCCTGTCGACCGTGCACAATAA
- a CDS encoding 3-oxoacid CoA-transferase subunit A produces MSAHHNKLGHYEGIRHFFHDEMTMMFGGFGGVGSPPGMIKHLLEWGVKDLTIIGNDTGFPHIGIGQLVAKNRVRKVIASHIGSNPIAGRLMSEGKLEVEFSPQGILAERIRAGGVGLKGIISDIGVDDPYLNKGKTFVEVDGERFVFETALVAEVGIVYAKKADTFGNLVYDKSARNTNPLIAMASDVTIVETEEVVAYGELDPEEIVTSGVFVDHIVLSKGVDWKWAWETN; encoded by the coding sequence ATGTCAGCACATCACAATAAGTTGGGCCACTACGAAGGGATCCGCCACTTTTTTCATGATGAAATGACGATGATGTTTGGAGGGTTTGGAGGGGTTGGCTCCCCGCCTGGCATGATAAAGCATCTTCTGGAGTGGGGTGTGAAGGATCTTACCATTATCGGAAACGACACAGGGTTCCCTCACATCGGCATCGGTCAATTGGTCGCAAAGAATCGAGTGAGGAAAGTGATTGCTTCACACATAGGATCTAATCCGATTGCAGGAAGATTGATGAGTGAAGGGAAGCTTGAAGTTGAATTCTCCCCACAAGGTATCTTAGCTGAAAGAATAAGGGCAGGCGGAGTGGGATTAAAAGGGATCATCAGCGACATAGGGGTGGATGACCCCTATTTGAATAAGGGAAAGACATTCGTTGAAGTAGATGGTGAACGTTTTGTATTCGAGACGGCACTGGTTGCTGAAGTGGGGATTGTTTATGCGAAGAAAGCCGATACATTCGGGAACCTTGTCTATGACAAGAGCGCAAGGAATACGAATCCACTTATTGCAATGGCCTCGGATGTGACGATTGTCGAGACGGAAGAAGTGGTTGCTTACGGAGAGCTGGATCCCGAGGAAATCGTCACGTCAGGAGTGTTTGTGGATCATATCGTCTTGTCTAAAGGAGTCGATTGGAAATGGGCCTGGGAAACGAATTGA
- a CDS encoding YjcZ family sporulation protein, protein MNYGYGCDPCYQGGYAYPVAGCGGSGFALIVVLFILLIIIGAVCYCGH, encoded by the coding sequence ATGAACTATGGTTATGGCTGTGATCCATGTTATCAAGGTGGATATGCTTATCCGGTTGCCGGTTGTGGCGGTAGTGGTTTTGCGTTAATCGTTGTGTTATTCATCCTGTTGATTATTATTGGAGCCGTTTGTTACTGCGGACATTAA
- the msrA gene encoding peptide-methionine (S)-S-oxide reductase MsrA yields the protein MSETEMYQKATFAGGCFWCMVKPFDEQPGIGSVTSGYTGGHVPNPSYKEVCSETTGHYEAVQIEYDPSVFPYEKLLELYWQQIDPTDPGGQFFDRGQSYKTVIFYHDEEQKRLAEESKDRLGKSGIFSKPIATEILPAKEFYPAEEYHQDYYKKNPGHYQRYSRGSGRVAFIENHWGDKNE from the coding sequence ATGTCAGAAACTGAAATGTATCAAAAAGCCACGTTTGCCGGAGGATGTTTCTGGTGCATGGTAAAACCATTTGATGAACAGCCCGGAATCGGCAGTGTGACATCCGGATACACAGGGGGACACGTTCCAAACCCATCTTATAAAGAAGTATGTTCAGAAACGACAGGGCACTATGAAGCCGTTCAAATCGAATATGACCCTTCCGTTTTTCCTTACGAAAAGTTATTGGAACTGTACTGGCAGCAAATCGACCCCACGGATCCCGGCGGTCAGTTTTTTGACAGGGGCCAATCGTATAAAACGGTCATTTTTTACCATGACGAAGAGCAGAAAAGACTGGCCGAGGAATCGAAGGACAGGCTCGGGAAGTCGGGGATCTTTTCCAAGCCAATCGCCACAGAGATTTTACCTGCCAAGGAATTTTATCCTGCAGAGGAATACCATCAGGACTATTACAAAAAGAACCCTGGTCATTATCAACGATACAGCAGGGGATCTGGAAGAGTTGCATTCATTGAAAATCATTGGGGGGATAAGAATGAGTAA
- the rsgA gene encoding ribosome small subunit-dependent GTPase A: MMNHLTEEGFILGRVVTEQRGAFMVMTRTGEVLSKISGKLRFDTVQREDLPAVGDWVLLSKEGAVIEKVLPRTSKFSRKKAGNEAEEQIIATNINTVFILSSLNDDLNSKRMERYLLLCWESGANPVIVLTKSDTCSDIEEKKREVENTLLGVKVVTISAVSRKGIEDLMPYLDKGQTVALVGSSGVGKSTLTNLLVGYDVQKTKEIRESDDKGRHTTTHRELFLLENGAAIIDTPGMREIQLWQGQEGLSTQYHDIEELALHCRFNDCQHEDEPGCGIRMSIEEGSLSEERLEHYQKLQREIAYMERRGNKRLESLERKKWKSIGKQRKLK, translated from the coding sequence ATGATGAATCACCTGACAGAAGAAGGCTTTATATTGGGAAGGGTTGTGACCGAACAAAGGGGTGCCTTTATGGTCATGACACGAACAGGGGAAGTATTAAGTAAGATTTCAGGTAAACTCAGGTTTGACACCGTTCAGCGCGAAGATCTACCCGCCGTAGGTGACTGGGTACTCCTAAGCAAGGAAGGGGCGGTCATTGAAAAAGTACTGCCACGGACCAGTAAATTCTCCAGGAAAAAAGCAGGAAATGAAGCAGAAGAGCAAATCATTGCTACCAATATCAATACCGTCTTCATCCTATCTTCATTAAACGATGATCTCAATAGCAAACGGATGGAGCGATATTTACTTCTATGCTGGGAAAGCGGTGCAAATCCTGTCATCGTCCTGACAAAATCGGATACATGTTCCGATATAGAAGAAAAGAAAAGAGAAGTGGAGAATACTTTGCTTGGGGTGAAAGTCGTTACCATAAGCGCCGTCAGTCGGAAAGGGATAGAGGACCTGATGCCTTATTTAGATAAGGGGCAAACCGTCGCCCTCGTTGGTTCTTCAGGGGTGGGGAAATCCACACTGACCAATCTGCTTGTAGGATATGATGTCCAGAAGACAAAGGAAATAAGGGAATCCGATGACAAGGGCCGCCATACCACGACTCATCGGGAACTTTTTCTTTTAGAAAATGGTGCTGCGATCATTGATACCCCGGGGATGAGGGAAATCCAATTATGGCAGGGGCAGGAAGGATTGTCCACACAATACCATGATATTGAGGAATTAGCCCTTCACTGCCGATTCAATGACTGCCAGCATGAAGATGAACCAGGCTGCGGGATTCGCATGTCCATTGAAGAAGGAAGCCTTTCAGAAGAGAGGCTCGAACACTATCAGAAGCTGCAAAGGGAAATCGCTTATATGGAAAGACGGGGAAATAAGCGGTTAGAATCTTTGGAACGAAAGAAGTGGAAAAGTATAGGGAAGCAGAGAAAGCTTAAATAA
- a CDS encoding DUF4397 domain-containing protein yields the protein MSQHDYLTKAAMYDLLSGYYKYSDPSMHVHYYQKHLKYMRLAMQAQRADMTTSTQPSYVRVLHAVPDAPNVDVYVNGNRVLRDVAFKDVSDYLTLPAGKYHIDVYPAGTSVTTVISKKVKIDPGKIYTLAAVGTLNKMQLLPYLDDPTVPSGETKVKFIHLSPDAPAVDIAVKGGDVIFPDISFKQATDYLGLMPMTVNLEARVAGSKNSVLSVPNVKLSPNQAYTIVAVGLANGTPELEALLLKG from the coding sequence ATGAGCCAACATGATTATTTGACGAAAGCTGCGATGTATGACTTGTTATCCGGTTATTATAAATATTCCGATCCGTCAATGCACGTTCATTACTACCAGAAGCATCTTAAATATATGAGGCTTGCCATGCAGGCACAGCGAGCTGACATGACAACCTCTACACAGCCTTCGTACGTCCGTGTGTTACATGCCGTCCCTGATGCACCGAATGTTGATGTATATGTGAACGGAAATCGTGTATTACGGGATGTAGCCTTCAAGGATGTGAGCGATTATTTAACTTTACCAGCCGGAAAGTATCATATTGATGTATATCCTGCAGGTACAAGTGTGACGACAGTCATCAGTAAAAAAGTGAAAATCGATCCAGGAAAAATCTACACTCTGGCAGCTGTTGGAACACTGAATAAAATGCAATTACTTCCTTATCTCGATGATCCAACTGTGCCAAGCGGAGAAACAAAGGTAAAGTTCATTCACCTTTCCCCTGATGCCCCGGCAGTCGATATAGCTGTGAAAGGCGGGGATGTCATATTCCCGGATATATCCTTTAAACAAGCAACCGATTACCTTGGCCTGATGCCAATGACCGTCAATCTCGAGGCAAGGGTCGCCGGAAGTAAAAACAGTGTACTGAGTGTTCCGAATGTGAAGCTGAGCCCGAATCAGGCTTACACGATCGTTGCCGTTGGATTAGCCAATGGAACACCGGAACTGGAAGCTCTACTGTTGAAAGGATAA